The following coding sequences are from one Primulina eburnea isolate SZY01 chromosome 15, ASM2296580v1, whole genome shotgun sequence window:
- the LOC140814475 gene encoding uncharacterized protein produces the protein MGCLVSQMAAKFAFFPPTPPTYQVKKRDGGKLVAVSTASCLPIAIDDSSLDVLCIQTKRGNKIVAFYLRNPYARLTVLYSHGNAADLGHLYDLFVQLKANLRVNLIGYDYSGYGASTGKPSEYNTYADIEAVYECLQTEYGISQEDLILYGQSVGSGPTLHLAAKLPRLRAVVLHSAILSGLRVLCHVNFSLCCDIYKNINKIRKVKCPVLVIHGTEDDVVNWLHGNGLWKMAKEPYEPLWIKGGGHCNLELYPDYIHHLCRFIQEMENVTTAVRLKKIRQSLRSQRNTRKCCKIRIRYPKFPSCPKCPHCPNLKCTDCYWWQPKCPNWQPKFTIWRPKCPECLKPSCTRCTCRCMKCTCGFTLCSCLCGAKCSCCWYKTEGMRRGLDEE, from the exons ATGGGGTGCTTAGTATCTCAGATGGCTGCGAAATTTGCGTTCTTCCCACCAACGCCTCCCACTTACCAGGTCAAGAAAAGGGACGGCGGAAAACTGGTGGCTGTGTCCACAGCTTCGTGTTTGCCTATAGCCATTGATGATTCTTCGCTCGATGTGTTGTGTATTCAGACGAAAAGGGGTAACAAGATTGTAGCCTTTTATTTGAGGAATCCTTACGCCAGGCTTACGGTTCTGTACTCTCATGGAAATGCTGCCGATCTTGGCCATCTCTATGACTTATTTGTTCAGCTTAAAGCTAATCTTAGAGTTAATCTAATCGG GTATGACTACTCAGGTTATGGAGCTTCTACTGGTAAG CCGAGCgaatataatacatatgcggacaTTGAAGCTGTATATGAGTGTCTTCAAACTGAATACGGGATTAGCCAAGAAGATTTAATTTTGTATGGGCAATCTGTTGGAAGTGGCCCCACGTTGCACTTAGCAGCTAAATTGCCGAGGTTGAGAGCCGTTGTTCTGCATAGTGCCATTCTTTCTGGCCTTCGTGTGCTGTGTCATGTGAATTTCTCACTCTGTTGTGATATTTATAAG AATATAAACAAAATTCGGAAGGTGAAGTGTCCCGTTCTTGTAATACAT GGAACAGAGGATGATGTGGTAAATTGGCTTCACGGCAATGGTTTATGGAAAATGGCCAAAGAACCTTATGAGCCCTTGTGGATTAAGGGAGGCGGGCACTGCAACCTCGAGCTTTATCCAGATTACATCCACCATCTTTGCAGattcattcaagaaatggaGAATGTAACCACTGCAGTACGACTCAAAAAGATTCGTCAATCACTTCGTTCGCAAAGAAATACTCGTAAATGCTGTAAAATTAGAATAAGATATCCCAAATTCCCAAGTTGTCCCAAATGCCCACACTGTCCGAATCTTAAATGCACAGATTGCTACTGGTGGCAGCCTAAATGTCCGAACTGGCAGCCAAAGTTCACAATATGGCGACCAAAGTGCCCCGAGTGTCTCAAACCAAGCTGCACTAGATGTACATGCCGGTGCATGAAATGCACTTGTGGGTTCACGTTGTGCTCGTGTTTGTGCGGAGCTAAATGTTCGTGTTGCTGGTACAAAACGGAGGGTATGCGAAGAGGTTTGGATGAAGAGTAA